GACGGTCAACCACCCGATCTTTGCTCGCATCTACACCAGGTACAGCAGGTCGATGGAGAAGGGCGGCCTGGCCGACCTGCGGGGCAAGCTCCTCGCCGGCCTTCACGGCAGGGTGGTCGAGGTCGGCGCCGGCAACGGCATGAACTTTCCCCACTACCCGGCCTCAGTCGAAAGTGTCCTCGCCGTCGAGCCCGACCGCTATCTGCGTGAGCGGGCGGCCGAGGCTGCGCCGCCGGCAAAGGTGCGGATCGAGGTCACCGACGGAACCGCCGGGTCGATTCCCGCCCCCGATGGGTCGTTCGACGCGGTGGTGATGTCGCTGGTGCT
The Actinomycetota bacterium DNA segment above includes these coding regions:
- a CDS encoding methyltransferase domain-containing protein is translated as METVNHPIFARIYTRYSRSMEKGGLADLRGKLLAGLHGRVVEVGAGNGMNFPHYPASVESVLAVEPDRYLRERAAEAAPPAKVRIEVTDGTAGSIPAPDGSFDAVVMSLVLCSVDQGAALREARRVLKPGGRLHFLEHVRAETPGLNRAQRFVDATFWPRLFGGCHTNRDTLGALEAAGFTVTQLERFLFPESKVATPASPCILGVATRSLG